The proteins below are encoded in one region of Oenanthe melanoleuca isolate GR-GAL-2019-014 chromosome 4A, OMel1.0, whole genome shotgun sequence:
- the HPRT1 gene encoding hypoxanthine-guanine phosphoribosyltransferase — protein sequence MATPSPCIVIGDDEQGYDLDLFCIPKHYADDLEKVYIPHGLIMDRTERLAREIMKGMGGHHIVALCVLKGGYKFFADLLDYIKALNRNSDKSIPMTVDFIRLKSYCNDQSTGDIKVIGGDDLSTLTGKNVLIVEDIIDTGKTMKTLLSLLKQYNPKMVKVASLLVKRTPRSVGYRPDFVGFEVPDKFVVGYALDYNEYFRDLNHICVISETGKQKYKA from the exons attGGCGATGATGAGCAAGGTTACGACCTGGATTTGTTCTGCATACCTAAACATTATGCAGATGATTTGGAAAAAGTCTATATTCCTCATGGGCTCATCATGGACAG GACAGAGAGACTGGCACGAGAAATTATGAAGGGCATGGGAGGACATCACATTGTGGCACTCTGTGTACTCAAGGGTGGCTATAAATTTTTTGCTGATTTATTAGACTACATCAAAGCCCTGAACAGAAACAGTGACAAATCAATCCCCATGACAGTCGACTTCATTAGGCTGAAGAGTTATTGT AATGATCAGTCAACTGGAGATATCAAAGTCATTGGGGGAGATGACCTCTCAACCTTGACTGGAAAG aaTGTTTTGATTGTGGAA gatatAATTGATACTGGTAAAACAATGAAAACGCTGCTGTCTCTACTTAAACAGTACAATCCAAAGATGGTGAAAGTAGCCAG tttgttggTGAAAAGAACTCCCCGAAGTGTGGGATATCGGCCGGACT TTGTTGGATTTGAAGTGCCAGACAAATTTGTTGTGGGATACGCCCTAGATTACAATGAATACTTTAGAGATTTGAAC catATCTGTGTGATCAGCGAGACGGGGAAGCAGAAGTACAAAGCATGA